The DNA segment GTTTAGGAAGACGTCGCCGAGATCCCGGCACTGCTGCTCGAAGGGATCGAGTGTCCGGTGCATCTCGTCGAGTTTCTCCTGCCCTATGTCGCGCCTGACCCCGCCGACCTTGCAGGTACCCTGGATGACCCTTCCACCGGTGGTGTCCTCGAGCACGTCGAGCACGCTCTCCCGGAGCTGCCAGGACCGCATGAAGAGGTTCTCAAAGCCCATCCCGTCGGCAAAGAGCCCGAGCCAAAGGAGGTGCGAGTGGATACGCGAGCACTCCGACCAGATTGTCCGGAGGTAGCGTGCCCGGTCCGGAACCTCGATCTTCATGATATGCTCGACGCCCTGGCTGTAGCAGAGCGCGTGGATGAAACTGCAGATCCCGCAGATCCGTTCCGCCACGTAGACGTACTCGGTATACTCGCGTTTCTGCACGAGACGTTCGAGTCCCCGGTGGATGTAGCCGATCGAGGGGATCGCTTCCACCACCTTCTCGTCCTCGAGAACGAGGTCGAGGTGGATCGGCTCCGGCAGCACCGGATGCTGGGGTCCGAACGGCACGATTATGCGTTCTGGCATCGGTCGCCTCCCCTTCTCGTGACGCTGAACGGATATTTTTCATCCGTCCTGATGAACGTTCCTTTAAAGTCGATATTAATTCCTTTGACCGGAATCCCGAAGGAGTCGTGCATCTCGTTCTCGTAGACGAACGCCCCCCAGTAGATGCCGGAGATGCTTGGAACCTCCGTCTCCGGCCCGACAGTCAGGCGGAGGTTCCTGAACTGGTAGCCTTTATCGAACGAGTAGTTGAGCTCGTAAGACCCGTCGAGATCCGTACACCCGATCTGGACGAGACGGTATCCTCTGGCGTGAAGCGCCTCGACCTCTCGCAGGAGATCCTCCAGCGTGATACCGGTGGTAGTCTGCTCTTCGTTAACCGTCATGTGCTCTCACCTGCCTGTTCCGCGTGCTGCTCTTCTTCTTTTGTCTGCGCCGTCCCCGCCATCGCCGCTCGTTTCTTCTCGAGGATCGAAAGCGCTGTTACGACACCGTCGATGATCTGTTCCGGCCTTGCCGCGCATCCCGGAACGTAGACATCCACGGGGATAACCTTGTCGATGCCCCCCACGATGTTGTAACACTCCCGGAATATGCCGCCGGTTGCGGCACAAACACCAACTGCAATGACGACTTTCGGCTCCGGCATCTGCTCGTAGATGTTTTCGACCACCTCCCGGTTCTGCGTGTTGATTCCGCCGGTGATCAGCAGAATATCTGCGTGCTTCGGGTTCCCGGTGTTGATCATACCGAACCGCTCCACATCGTAGAGCGGGGTGAGGCATGCAAGAACCTCTATGTCGCACCCGTTGCAGCTGGACGCATCGTAGTGAAGGATCCAGGGCGATCGCTTCAGGAATGCCATGGTACTCATGCACCTCCAGTCATCATATAGGCGAGGATATAGGCGAGGATCGCCAGGTTCACGATGCCGAGTACCGCCGCGAGCCACCCGCTCTTCAGCGCCGCCTGCCACCGAACCCGCGCAGTGACGTTGTCGACGAAGATCTCGGCGAGATACGTGATCACGACCGCGATGATCCCGACCACGGGGTTCCAGGCAAAGAAGAGGTAGACGAACCCGAGGAGGAAGACGTTCTCGTACCAGTGGGCGATCTCGACCTGGGCGAGCGTCGATCCCGAGAACTCCGTCGTGATACCCTTGACGATCTCCTGGTGCGCGTGGTGCGACGTCGAGATGTCGAAGGGGGATTTCCGAAGCTTGATCGTGAGAATGGTCACGAAGCCCAGGAAGACGCCGGGGAGGTAGAGGATGGCCGGTATGGCCGAGACGGCGATCTCGGCGACGTAGAAACTGTTCGTGACCATGTAAAACCCGACGGCCGCGAGGATGATCATCGGTTCATACGCCATCAACTGGATCAGTTCGCGCTCGGCCCCGATGTGGCTGTAGGGGGAGTGGGCCGCATAGGCCCCGAGCACCAGGAAGACGTGGGCGAGCGTGAAGGCGAAGATGATCAGCAACAGGTCCCCTCCCGCGAAGAAGAGCGCGCCGGAGAGGGCGATGAAGATCAGGTAGGCGAGGACATAGAAGTTCTGCGCCGTCGTGACGACGACGCTCTCCTTCTCGAAGAGTTTGCCGACGTCGTAGAAGGGCTGCAGGAGCGGCGGCCCGACCCTCCCCTGCATCCGCGCGGTGATCCTTCTATCGATTCCCGCGATGAGGCCGCCGGCGATGGGCGCGAGGACGAGGAAGAGAACCGCCCCGATGAGCCAGGTCCAGGTCATAGCGCCACCCCCGCGAGAGCCCACGATACAAGGATCAGGACGGTACAGATCACTGCCCCCGGAAGGAAGAGTTTTGCCTCGCCGAAGTACTCGGTGAGGTAGTAGTTCCGCGTCTGTGCCTCCCGGGTCAGGCCGAGCGACCCGGCGAAGTGCAGATCCGGCGTGGCGGTTCTCCCGCCCATGTAGGCCGGGAGGCGCTTTGCGCTCCTCCTGAAGAGGAGGAACGAGACCGGGAGGATCAGCAGGAGAGCCATCATCAGGAGCATGATGGCGACGTTCGCCTCTGCAAGGCGTGCCGTAACCCCGTAGATGGCAAGGACGTAGGGCTCGATCAGCGTCGAGGAGATGACCGGGAAGAGGAGGACGGCCGCTACCACGAGGCCGGTGATGATGTAGAGGGGAGCCCAGGGCTCCTCAAAGAACCCTTTCTCGACCTTCTCCTGGTTCCTGGTGATCGCGATGAGTTTGCCCATCCATTTCGCCCAGAAAAAGACTGTGATGGCGCTCCCGTAGGCGAGGAGCGCGATGAAGACCAGGCCGAAGGGAGCCTGGACCTGGACGAACGCCTCGATCGCTGCCCACTTGGAGATCAGCATGCCGAAGGGTGCAAGGAACATGCCGGCGATCCCGATGAACATCATCACCGCCATCCTGGGCATCCGGACGATCAGGCCTTCCATGTCCTCGATGTCCCGGCTCCCGATCCGGTGCTCGATCGCACCGGTCCCGAGGAAGAGGAGCGACTTCGCGACGGCGTGGAAGATTATCAGGAGGATTGCCGCCCAGACGAGCATGTAAGTTCCGACACCCGCGCAGGCGGCTATCAGGCCGAGGTTTGCGATCGTCGAATAGGCGAGGACCAGTTTAGCGTTGCTCTGTGATATCGCGATCGCGGACGCGACGACGAAGGTCACAGCGCCGACGAGGCCGATGGAGAATCCGGCGAACGTCCCGGCGAAGACCGGTGAGAACCGGACCAGGATATAAACACCGGCCTTGACCATGGTGCTCGAGTGGAGCAGGGCCGAGACCGGCGTCGGGGCCACCATCGCCCCGAGAAGCCAGGAGGAGAACGGCATCAGCGCGGCTTTCGTTATACCGGCAAACCCGATCAGGACGGCCGGAATCAGGATGACGGCCGCGTCCCCTGAGGCGAGCACCCGGGCGAGATCGATGCCCCCGCTCGTCGCCTCGGTTGCGGCGAGGAAGATGAGCGCAGCGACGAACGCGACCCCGCCGAGAAGGTTCATCACCAGCGCAAGGAAAGCATTCTTTGTTGCTTCCTCGGTCTCCGAGTAACCTATCAGCAGGAACGATGTGATTGTGGTGATCTCCCAGAAGAAGAAGACCCACATGAGGTTGTTGGAGAATACCAGGCCGAACATCGCGGCAAGGAAGATGAAGATGACGAAGAAGAACATCTTCTGCCGGTCGCGCACCTCCGGGTGGTGGTGGTGGTATGTCTCCATGTACCTGACCGCGTACACGGCTATGAGGCTCCCGATGATCCCGATGATCAGGCCCATGATGATGGAGAACTGGTCGATGAAGAGGTTGTTGACCGCATGAAGGTTCTCCGAAAACGTAGCCTCGAGGTATACAACCAGCGCCGCCTGAATGACGGCAAGCACGATTGCCAGGTAGTTCCTGAACTTTGCGCCCATGTAGATGATAAAGAGCGCCAGGCCCATCTCGATAGCCACCATGGCGAGGCTGGCCGCCTCCGAAGGCGCGGCGAAATAGACCGCGCCTTCGAACGCATACCGCATAAGCAGGTATATCGATGCTCCGCCGATGACGAGAGCGGAGAGGGCAACCACCGCGTAACGCAATGTCGTCCGTTTCACGAACAGTAAAAGACACGCGACGAGGATGGGGAATAATATTAGGAAGAGCAGCGTCTGCACTATTGTCCCTCGTAGGGTAACTATGCCTTACTTGCATAATTAATCATTCTAAATGGGCATCCGGGCACCGGCCGGTACACGCCCGGTGCCGTTGCCCCGGGCACGGCGGCACGACGGCATACCCGGAAATTATGCCCAGAGGTCGCTCTTTGCCGCTACTCCGGCTTGCACGGCATCACGCCCCGCACGCCCCCTCCGTGCTCTCCGGCATCTCCCCGGTAGCGCGGGATGAAGTGGATGTGGACATGCATGACGTTCTGCCCCGCGGCCTCCCCGACGTTGACGCCGATGTTGTAGCCGTCGGGGCGACGGTCGCGGTCGGTGAGCCCCCTGCAGTCGTCGATGAGCCGGGCGATGGCCATCCTCTCTTCATCGGTCGTATCGAAGTAACTCCCGACGTGCCGGAACGGGATCACGAGCAGGTGGCCGGGGCTGACCGGATGGATGTCGTAGCGAGCGTAGCAGAGGTTGTTTTTCGCAACGATGTCCCCCGGGGCCGGGTTGCAGAACGGGCATGGCATGGCCCCTGCTCTTTCTCCGATCGCTCATGAGTCTTTTGGCGGGGGCGTCTTCACCCGAGCAGGCGGGCGAGGACCTTCCCGGTGAGGCTCCGGGAGAGGGCGATGGCGTGCTCGGTGCACATCTCGTGGCAGCAGTAGCACCGAATGCACCGCGAAAGATCGATCGTCGCTTTGCCTTCGGCAACGGTGATCGCGTGCACGGGGCAGATCCGCTCGCACTTCCCACAGCCGATGCACGAAGAAGCGATCACGCCGGGCCGGGGAGCGTAGGTTCTCCCGAACCGCTGGACGACGGCGAGGACGACCCGCCGCCAGACGCCCGTCCGACCCCCCGTGTAGGTCGAGGGTTTTTGGAAGTCCGGGACCATGAACTCAGCCGGGTCGTCGCCGACCGTCCTGACCCCCTCAGGGTCGAACAGCCCGCGCTCGGCCGCGCTTCTCGTGCTTCCGATCTCGAGCGGATCCATGCCGATGAGCCGCGCGAGGACGGTGTCCACGACCGCGTAATCGCTCCCGGCTAGGATGACCCCGATCGTTCGCGGGCTGCCTGCCTGGGGGCCGTCCCCTTCCATCCCCACGACCGCGTCCACGATCTGGAGCCGGGGTTTCATGCACTCGTTGAGGTCGGCGAGCATTCGGCCGAAGGCGTACTCATCCTGGAACCGGAAGTGGAAGACCGGTTTTTCGAGCCCCGGGATGAGCCCGAAGAGGTTCTTTGCGGCGCCGGTCATCCGCGTCCACATGTGGGTCTTGGCTTTCGAGACGACCACGATCGCGTCGGCCTCTACGGCCGGGGTGATGATGGAGAACTGCTTCATCACCTCGCCTTCCGGGAACGCCACGATCTGCGACCCGGTGTCGTAGTTCAGGGCGGTGCCGGTCTCTTCGGCCACTGCGGCAAACCCCGACCGCGCGTATGCCCGCCGCAGGTTCGCCTCGCTGTAGACAATCCCGGCGCCGGGGCTGTCGCCGATGACGACCCGGCACCCGTGCTCCACAAGAAGCCGTGCGACGGCGGCGACGACCTCCGGGTGGGTGGTGACGCACCGTTCCGGCGCCTGCCCCTGCAGGAGGTTCGGTTTGAGGAGGACGCTCTCTCCCGGCGAGACAAACCTCCCGATGCCGCCGACGAGGTCGACCGCACGGCGGACGGCCGCATCGACCTCGTCCGGCGCGTAATCGTCGCACCGGGCGACCGCGACGGTCGTATCCCTGTCGCCCGGCAGCACCGCCTCACTCTCCCCTGAGGCGGGCGAGCGCCTCTTTTGCCGCGATCATCGCCGCGCCCTGTTTGGTTCTTGCCTCGCCCTCTCCGAACGGAATTCCCCCGACCGTCACCCGGGCGGCCCAGACCGGGCAGTTCCCGGGGCCGGTCTGCAGGAAGGCGTACTCGAGTTCGCCGAGGTTCTCCCGCGCGACGTACTCCTGAAGCCTTCCGCGGTAGTTCCTGTGGGTGTCGCACTCCGCGATCTCTTCCTCGAAGATCGCGAGCACCACGTCCCGTGCGACGCCGAGGCCGCGGTCGAGGTAGATTGCACCGATCAGGGCCTCGAAGGCGTCGGCGACGATCGAGTCGGTCGGCGGCTGCCCGCGCCGCCTGACGGCGCCGTCGATGCCGAGGCCCTGCCGCCGCACGATCTCGGCGAGTTTCGTGTTCCTGGTCACC comes from the Methanoculleus marisnigri JR1 genome and includes:
- a CDS encoding hydrogenase large subunit, yielding MPERIIVPFGPQHPVLPEPIHLDLVLEDEKVVEAIPSIGYIHRGLERLVQKREYTEYVYVAERICGICSFIHALCYSQGVEHIMKIEVPDRARYLRTIWSECSRIHSHLLWLGLFADGMGFENLFMRSWQLRESVLDVLEDTTGGRVIQGTCKVGGVRRDIGQEKLDEMHRTLDPFEQQCRDLGDVFLNDDTVKYRLKGLGVISKDEAYDLGAAGPTARGSGVAMDHRETGYAAYGDLGFKPVVETTGDCYARCAVRVKEVYASIDLIRRAIEEMPEGPIDVKVKGTPDGEYFSRAEQPRGEVIHYLKGDGSKHLARARIRTPTLANIPPLVKMLPGIQLADVPVVVLSIDPCIGCMER
- a CDS encoding NADH-quinone oxidoreductase subunit C, translating into MTVNEEQTTTGITLEDLLREVEALHARGYRLVQIGCTDLDGSYELNYSFDKGYQFRNLRLTVGPETEVPSISGIYWGAFVYENEMHDSFGIPVKGINIDFKGTFIRTDEKYPFSVTRRGGDRCQNA
- a CDS encoding NADH-quinone oxidoreductase subunit B family protein; translation: MAFLKRSPWILHYDASSCNGCDIEVLACLTPLYDVERFGMINTGNPKHADILLITGGINTQNREVVENIYEQMPEPKVVIAVGVCAATGGIFRECYNIVGGIDKVIPVDVYVPGCAARPEQIIDGVVTALSILEKKRAAMAGTAQTKEEEQHAEQAGEST
- a CDS encoding respiratory chain complex I subunit 1 family protein — encoded protein: MTWTWLIGAVLFLVLAPIAGGLIAGIDRRITARMQGRVGPPLLQPFYDVGKLFEKESVVVTTAQNFYVLAYLIFIALSGALFFAGGDLLLIIFAFTLAHVFLVLGAYAAHSPYSHIGAERELIQLMAYEPMIILAAVGFYMVTNSFYVAEIAVSAIPAILYLPGVFLGFVTILTIKLRKSPFDISTSHHAHQEIVKGITTEFSGSTLAQVEIAHWYENVFLLGFVYLFFAWNPVVGIIAVVITYLAEIFVDNVTARVRWQAALKSGWLAAVLGIVNLAILAYILAYMMTGGA
- a CDS encoding NADH-quinone oxidoreductase subunit 5 family protein; translation: MQTLLFLILFPILVACLLLFVKRTTLRYAVVALSALVIGGASIYLLMRYAFEGAVYFAAPSEAASLAMVAIEMGLALFIIYMGAKFRNYLAIVLAVIQAALVVYLEATFSENLHAVNNLFIDQFSIIMGLIIGIIGSLIAVYAVRYMETYHHHHPEVRDRQKMFFFVIFIFLAAMFGLVFSNNLMWVFFFWEITTITSFLLIGYSETEEATKNAFLALVMNLLGGVAFVAALIFLAATEATSGGIDLARVLASGDAAVILIPAVLIGFAGITKAALMPFSSWLLGAMVAPTPVSALLHSSTMVKAGVYILVRFSPVFAGTFAGFSIGLVGAVTFVVASAIAISQSNAKLVLAYSTIANLGLIAACAGVGTYMLVWAAILLIIFHAVAKSLLFLGTGAIEHRIGSRDIEDMEGLIVRMPRMAVMMFIGIAGMFLAPFGMLISKWAAIEAFVQVQAPFGLVFIALLAYGSAITVFFWAKWMGKLIAITRNQEKVEKGFFEEPWAPLYIITGLVVAAVLLFPVISSTLIEPYVLAIYGVTARLAEANVAIMLLMMALLLILPVSFLLFRRSAKRLPAYMGGRTATPDLHFAGSLGLTREAQTRNYYLTEYFGEAKLFLPGAVICTVLILVSWALAGVAL
- a CDS encoding HIT family protein, which codes for MPCPFCNPAPGDIVAKNNLCYARYDIHPVSPGHLLVIPFRHVGSYFDTTDEERMAIARLIDDCRGLTDRDRRPDGYNIGVNVGEAAGQNVMHVHIHFIPRYRGDAGEHGGGVRGVMPCKPE
- a CDS encoding DUF362 domain-containing protein, with the translated sequence MLPGDRDTTVAVARCDDYAPDEVDAAVRRAVDLVGGIGRFVSPGESVLLKPNLLQGQAPERCVTTHPEVVAAVARLLVEHGCRVVIGDSPGAGIVYSEANLRRAYARSGFAAVAEETGTALNYDTGSQIVAFPEGEVMKQFSIITPAVEADAIVVVSKAKTHMWTRMTGAAKNLFGLIPGLEKPVFHFRFQDEYAFGRMLADLNECMKPRLQIVDAVVGMEGDGPQAGSPRTIGVILAGSDYAVVDTVLARLIGMDPLEIGSTRSAAERGLFDPEGVRTVGDDPAEFMVPDFQKPSTYTGGRTGVWRRVVLAVVQRFGRTYAPRPGVIASSCIGCGKCERICPVHAITVAEGKATIDLSRCIRCYCCHEMCTEHAIALSRSLTGKVLARLLG
- a CDS encoding ribonuclease III family protein yields the protein MKLSTIWTRFRIGDLCRRRLPRRPEPAGLDREAEVRALLAHPPFGITDVAKTAIPLYDRALTHRSYANHGEYPAETFEDNERLEFLGNYVLDFVIADHLYGEYDLPPGEMNRRLQVTRNTKLAEIVRRQGLGIDGAVRRRGQPPTDSIVADAFEALIGAIYLDRGLGVARDVVLAIFEEEIAECDTHRNYRGRLQEYVARENLGELEYAFLQTGPGNCPVWAARVTVGGIPFGEGEARTKQGAAMIAAKEALARLRGE